A stretch of Geomonas oryzisoli DNA encodes these proteins:
- a CDS encoding glycogen/starch/alpha-glucan phosphorylase, producing the protein MTEEQIGVNEELDEQMLIIKSFLEHLEYTLGKDKYSATAYDRFNALAYAVRDHLVERWLDTQQAYYNSDNKRVYYMSMEFLMGRTLSNSLINLGLWEDFKDAITSLGNDFDQIVNEEQDAGLGNGGLGRLAACFLDSMATMSIPAYGYGIRYEYGIFRQHIIDGAQVEIPDNWLRYRNPWELDRQEHLHTVKFYGRVISTFDANGKLVREWVDTDDVMAMAYDTPIPGYQTHSVNTLRLWSAKSSREFDLKFFNEGNYIRAVEKKMQSETISKVLYPADNVVEGKELRFKQEYFLASATVHDVIYRFKKKHQDMRLLPDKVAIQLNDTHPTLAIPELMRVLIDVQGVEWEEAWEITKKTFAYTNHTILPEALEQWPVWFFEQILPRHLQIIYEINERFLKEIRERFPDEPDRLSRMSIVEEHWERKIRMAHLAIVGSHSVNGVAALHTEILKNELFRDFYEMYPERFNNKTNGITQRRWLKMSNPTLSALIDEYIGGAWTTNLYELEKLSAIASDPEFIGRWRQVKHGNKESLCRYIKQHNDLDVDPDSLFDVQVKRLHEYKRQLLNVLHIVTLFNRIKDNPAAKVVPRTFIFAGKAAPAYAAAKLIIRLINAVAAVVNHDPDVAGRIKVVFLANYSVSLAEKIFPASDLSEQISTAGTEASGTGNMKFALNGALTIGTLDGANIEIMEEVGRDNIFIFGMTAAEVSQLRARGYNPREYYNGNRELKRVLDMIASGFFSPWAPELFTPLTDSLLNLGDHYMLLADYASYVACHEKVAELFKNPEEWARRAILNCAGMGKFSSDRTIDQYAREIWGIKPVDILPGAVELQRH; encoded by the coding sequence ATGACCGAAGAGCAGATAGGCGTGAACGAAGAGCTTGACGAGCAGATGCTCATTATCAAGTCCTTTCTCGAACATCTCGAATACACACTGGGAAAGGATAAATACTCGGCCACAGCTTATGACAGATTCAACGCCCTCGCCTATGCCGTGCGCGATCATCTGGTTGAGCGTTGGCTCGACACTCAGCAAGCGTACTACAACTCCGACAACAAGAGAGTCTACTACATGTCCATGGAGTTCCTGATGGGGAGAACCCTCAGCAACAGCCTGATCAACCTGGGGCTGTGGGAAGACTTCAAGGACGCCATCACCTCGCTTGGCAACGATTTCGACCAGATCGTCAACGAGGAGCAGGATGCGGGCCTCGGCAACGGCGGCCTGGGGAGGCTCGCCGCCTGCTTCCTCGACTCCATGGCCACCATGTCCATCCCCGCCTACGGCTACGGCATCCGCTACGAGTACGGCATCTTCCGCCAGCACATCATCGACGGCGCCCAGGTGGAGATACCGGACAACTGGCTGCGCTACCGCAATCCCTGGGAACTGGACCGGCAGGAGCACCTGCACACGGTGAAATTCTACGGCCGGGTCATCTCGACCTTCGACGCCAACGGCAAGCTGGTGCGCGAGTGGGTGGACACGGACGACGTCATGGCCATGGCCTACGACACCCCGATCCCGGGCTACCAGACCCACAGCGTCAACACGCTCAGGCTCTGGAGCGCCAAGTCCAGCCGCGAATTCGACCTCAAGTTCTTCAACGAGGGGAACTACATCCGCGCGGTGGAGAAGAAGATGCAGTCGGAGACCATCTCCAAGGTGCTCTATCCCGCCGACAACGTGGTGGAGGGGAAGGAACTGCGCTTCAAGCAGGAGTACTTCCTCGCCTCGGCCACCGTGCACGACGTCATCTACCGTTTCAAGAAGAAGCACCAGGACATGCGGCTGTTGCCGGACAAGGTGGCCATCCAGTTGAACGACACCCACCCCACCCTCGCCATCCCCGAACTGATGCGCGTGCTCATCGACGTGCAAGGGGTCGAGTGGGAGGAGGCATGGGAGATCACCAAGAAGACCTTCGCCTACACCAACCACACCATCCTTCCCGAGGCGCTGGAGCAGTGGCCGGTCTGGTTCTTCGAGCAGATCCTGCCCAGGCACCTGCAGATCATCTACGAAATCAACGAGCGCTTCCTGAAAGAGATCCGGGAGCGCTTCCCCGATGAGCCCGACCGCCTGTCCCGGATGTCCATCGTCGAGGAGCACTGGGAACGAAAAATCCGCATGGCGCACCTCGCCATCGTGGGGAGCCATTCCGTGAACGGCGTCGCGGCGCTGCACACCGAGATCCTCAAGAACGAGCTGTTCCGCGATTTCTACGAGATGTACCCGGAGCGCTTCAACAACAAGACCAACGGCATCACCCAGAGGCGCTGGCTCAAGATGTCCAACCCCACCCTCTCCGCGTTGATCGACGAGTACATCGGCGGGGCCTGGACCACCAACCTGTACGAGCTGGAGAAGCTCTCCGCCATCGCATCCGACCCGGAGTTCATCGGTCGCTGGCGGCAGGTCAAGCACGGCAACAAGGAGTCGCTTTGCCGCTACATCAAGCAGCACAACGACCTCGACGTCGACCCGGACTCGCTCTTCGACGTCCAGGTTAAGCGGCTGCACGAGTACAAGCGGCAGCTCCTGAACGTCCTGCACATCGTCACCCTCTTCAACCGGATCAAGGACAACCCGGCCGCGAAGGTGGTGCCGCGCACCTTCATCTTCGCGGGCAAGGCGGCGCCTGCCTATGCAGCCGCCAAACTGATCATCCGGCTCATCAACGCCGTGGCCGCCGTGGTGAACCACGATCCCGACGTGGCGGGACGGATCAAGGTGGTCTTCCTGGCCAACTACAGCGTCTCGCTGGCGGAAAAAATCTTCCCCGCCTCCGACCTCTCCGAACAGATCTCCACCGCCGGGACCGAGGCTTCCGGCACCGGCAACATGAAGTTCGCCCTGAACGGCGCCCTCACCATCGGGACCCTGGACGGCGCCAACATCGAGATCATGGAAGAGGTCGGTCGCGACAACATCTTCATCTTCGGCATGACCGCGGCCGAGGTGTCGCAGCTGCGTGCGCGCGGCTACAATCCGCGGGAATACTACAACGGCAACCGGGAACTGAAGCGGGTACTGGACATGATCGCCTCCGGCTTCTTCTCCCCCTGGGCTCCCGAACTGTTCACCCCGCTCACCGACTCGCTTTTGAACCTGGGGGACCACTACATGCTCCTGGCCGACTACGCCTCCTACGTCGCCTGCCACGAAAAGGTCGCCGAACTGTTCAAAAATCCCGAAGAGTGGGCGCGGCGCGCGATACTCAACTGCGCCGGCATGGGCAAGTTCTCCAGCGACAGGACCATCGACCAGTACGCCCGTGAAATCTGGGGCATCAAGCCGGTGGACATCCTCCCGGGAGCCGTGGAACTGCAGAGGCATTGA
- a CDS encoding NAD(+)/NADH kinase, with amino-acid sequence MKKIAIFAKVHDPRCLGVAEELIEWLAARGVTAHVEEHLSRRLRRTTLAESSESSEIARDADLVVVLGGDGTLIAAARLIGECDVPILAVNLGSLGFLTEITLDELYPSMERCLAGDFETTERMMLLASVERAGEVVELHRVLNDVVINKGALARIIDMETSVTGRYLTTFKADGLIISTPTGSTGYSLSANGPILHPELECISITPICPHTLTNRPLVVDAQAQIAIKLNYAPDESVFLTLDGQVGMKLLSGDVVQIRKAPHVTRLIQSRSKDYFEVLRTKLKWGER; translated from the coding sequence ATGAAAAAAATCGCCATTTTCGCGAAAGTGCACGATCCGCGTTGCCTGGGGGTTGCCGAAGAGCTGATCGAGTGGCTGGCGGCACGGGGTGTTACCGCTCACGTCGAGGAACACCTCTCCCGGAGGCTGCGGCGTACCACGCTCGCCGAGAGTTCGGAGAGCTCCGAGATCGCTCGCGACGCAGACCTCGTGGTGGTGCTTGGCGGCGACGGCACCCTAATCGCCGCCGCGCGCCTGATCGGCGAGTGCGATGTCCCGATCCTGGCGGTCAACCTGGGGAGCCTCGGGTTCCTCACCGAGATCACCCTGGACGAGCTCTACCCGTCCATGGAGCGCTGCCTGGCCGGCGACTTCGAGACGACCGAGCGTATGATGCTTTTGGCGAGCGTCGAGCGTGCCGGCGAAGTGGTAGAGCTGCATCGCGTGCTGAACGACGTCGTCATCAACAAGGGGGCCCTGGCCAGGATCATCGACATGGAAACCTCGGTGACCGGGCGCTACCTGACCACCTTCAAGGCTGACGGCCTGATCATATCGACCCCGACCGGCTCGACCGGCTATTCACTGTCCGCCAACGGCCCGATCCTGCACCCCGAGCTGGAGTGCATCTCGATCACCCCGATCTGCCCGCACACCCTGACCAACCGTCCGCTGGTGGTGGACGCGCAGGCCCAGATCGCTATCAAGCTGAACTATGCCCCGGACGAGTCCGTGTTCCTCACCCTGGACGGGCAGGTTGGGATGAAGCTTCTCTCCGGCGACGTGGTGCAGATCCGGAAGGCCCCCCACGTGACCCGCCTGATCCAGTCCCGCAGCAAGGACTACTTCGAGGTGCTCCGCACCAAGCTCAAATGGGGTGAACGCTAA
- the recN gene encoding DNA repair protein RecN produces the protein MLRELQITNLAIIDKLHVEFSPGLNILTGETGAGKSIIIDAVNLILGGRGSADLIRSGAKEASVEAVFDLSGRGALLEALATAGIECDGELLVRRVVAPGGKSRVFIGGGLATTSLLSEICRNLINIYGQHDAQSLLKTEQHLLLLDGYSGALPLRAEFAARYEQCQAAKHELQALEAGEREAARRLDLLSFQSNEIAEAKLAPGEEEELAEDRTRLAHSEKLMGASQGAFDALYGGEATLLGSLAGIIAGVADAGRIDPALVPVTEALEAAYAQLEDASLTLRDYAARVESDPARLEEIEDRLDAIGRLKKKYGASIEEILEYQRQVDQELSVLSDIEGTRSGLQARIAQLEQELATLGAKLSETRQDGAERLKEGMERELSELAMKHAVFETSFEKSAEAKSYGFERAEFLFSPNPGEPPKPLAKIASGGELSRLMLALKQLHPDSEVPTLIFDEVDTGIGGATSALVGEKLKRVAREQQVLAITHLPQVAAFADQHLKVEKKVADGRTATGVELLEGEGRVAEVARMLSGARVTEKTLEHARELIQEAVR, from the coding sequence GTGCTCAGAGAGCTCCAGATAACCAACCTCGCCATCATCGACAAGCTGCACGTGGAGTTCAGCCCCGGGCTCAACATCCTCACCGGCGAGACCGGCGCGGGTAAGTCAATCATCATCGACGCGGTGAACCTGATCCTGGGGGGGCGCGGCAGCGCCGACCTGATCCGCTCCGGCGCCAAGGAGGCCTCGGTGGAGGCCGTGTTCGACCTCTCCGGGCGCGGCGCCCTGCTTGAGGCGCTTGCGACCGCGGGGATCGAGTGCGACGGCGAGCTCCTGGTGCGGCGGGTGGTGGCTCCCGGCGGCAAGAGCCGCGTTTTCATCGGCGGCGGACTCGCCACCACCTCGCTTCTCTCCGAGATCTGCCGCAACCTGATCAACATCTACGGCCAGCACGACGCGCAGAGCCTTTTGAAGACCGAGCAGCACCTGCTCCTCCTGGACGGCTATTCTGGTGCCCTTCCGCTGCGCGCCGAATTCGCCGCGCGTTACGAACAGTGCCAGGCCGCCAAACACGAACTGCAGGCGCTGGAAGCGGGAGAGCGCGAGGCGGCGCGCCGGCTCGACCTTCTCTCCTTCCAGAGTAACGAGATCGCCGAGGCGAAGCTCGCTCCGGGCGAAGAGGAGGAGCTGGCCGAGGACCGCACCCGGCTGGCCCACAGCGAGAAACTGATGGGCGCATCGCAGGGCGCTTTCGACGCCCTCTACGGCGGCGAGGCAACCCTCCTGGGGAGTCTCGCCGGCATCATAGCCGGGGTCGCCGACGCAGGGCGCATCGATCCGGCGCTGGTTCCGGTCACCGAGGCGCTCGAGGCGGCCTACGCCCAGCTCGAAGACGCCTCCCTCACCCTGCGCGACTACGCCGCCCGCGTCGAGTCCGACCCGGCCCGGCTGGAGGAAATCGAGGACCGGCTCGACGCTATCGGGCGCCTCAAGAAGAAGTACGGCGCCAGCATCGAGGAGATCCTGGAGTACCAGCGCCAGGTGGACCAGGAGCTGTCGGTGCTCTCTGACATCGAAGGAACCCGCAGCGGCCTGCAGGCGCGTATCGCGCAACTGGAGCAGGAACTCGCCACCTTGGGCGCGAAGCTCAGTGAGACGCGGCAGGACGGTGCCGAAAGGCTCAAGGAAGGGATGGAGCGCGAGCTCTCGGAACTGGCCATGAAGCATGCAGTCTTCGAGACCTCCTTCGAGAAGAGCGCCGAGGCGAAGAGCTACGGTTTCGAGCGCGCGGAATTCCTCTTCTCCCCGAACCCCGGCGAGCCCCCGAAACCGCTGGCGAAGATCGCCTCCGGCGGCGAGCTCTCCCGGCTCATGCTGGCGCTGAAGCAGCTGCACCCCGACTCCGAGGTTCCCACCCTCATCTTCGACGAGGTGGACACCGGCATCGGCGGGGCCACGTCCGCGCTGGTTGGGGAGAAACTGAAACGGGTGGCCCGCGAGCAGCAGGTGCTGGCCATCACCCACCTGCCGCAGGTTGCCGCCTTCGCGGACCAGCACCTGAAGGTCGAGAAGAAGGTGGCCGACGGCAGAACCGCCACCGGCGTTGAGCTCCTGGAAGGGGAGGGACGGGTGGCCGAGGTGGCGCGCATGCTTTCCGGTGCGCGCGTCACCGAAAAGACCCTGGAGCATGCCAGGGAGTTGATTCAGGAGGCAGTGAGATGA
- a CDS encoding N-acetyltransferase: MIRKARIGDVKDIQKLLTNFASRGEMLSRSLSELYEALRDFYVFEEDGQLLGTSALHIVWDDLAEVRSVAVAESAGRRGIGSQVVGACIEEARALGLKKLFCLTYKPDFFAKFGFKVADKSELPHKVWGDCIKCVKFPDCDEIAMILEL, from the coding sequence ATGATCAGAAAGGCCAGGATTGGCGACGTAAAGGACATTCAGAAACTTTTGACCAACTTCGCGAGCCGCGGCGAGATGCTCTCCCGCTCGCTTTCCGAGCTGTACGAGGCGTTGCGCGACTTCTATGTTTTCGAGGAGGACGGGCAGCTGCTCGGCACCTCCGCGCTGCACATCGTCTGGGACGACCTGGCCGAGGTGCGTTCCGTGGCCGTCGCCGAGAGCGCCGGTCGGCGTGGCATCGGCAGCCAGGTGGTGGGCGCCTGCATCGAAGAGGCGCGTGCGCTCGGGCTCAAGAAGCTTTTCTGCCTCACCTACAAACCCGATTTCTTCGCCAAATTCGGTTTCAAGGTGGCCGATAAGTCCGAGTTGCCGCACAAGGTGTGGGGCGATTGCATCAAGTGCGTCAAGTTCCCCGATTGCGACGAGATCGCGATGATTCTGGAGCTGTAG
- a CDS encoding TldD/PmbA family protein gives MDLTRHADAVERLLKGRGIDGYEIAVAGSRDLAIEVKQGKVDAFRVAEPLGVSLRLLVGQGMGFSYSTALDDASLEGMVEGALVAARVQTPDEHFTFAEAAASYPDTPWLYDPALPAADESLKVARALELERLVLAVDPRVKRVRKCSYGECVYHSLVRNSLGLEAAYSGTYNTCSVSAVAEADGDAQTGWDYAFSPAFAGIDLETVAAGAGRKATGLLGARTLATMRCPAVLDNRVAADLVDVLSGSFLAENVHKGKSLLAGRVGERLFSDVVSMRDNGLLPGGMGSAPSDGEGVPQRDTALVTKGVLQGYLYDSYWGRRLGARSTGNAVRGGIKSPPRAGAHNLHIEPGTADLAQLLAGVRKGVLITEVMGMHTANPISGDFSVGAAGFYVEEGEVRYPVKGLALAGNLLDMFGRVDQVGSDLRFFGSAGSPSLRIAELDVSGT, from the coding sequence ATGGATCTGACACGACACGCCGACGCTGTGGAACGCCTGCTCAAGGGGCGCGGGATCGACGGATACGAAATCGCCGTCGCCGGTTCGCGCGACCTCGCCATAGAGGTGAAACAGGGGAAGGTGGACGCCTTCCGCGTGGCCGAGCCGCTGGGCGTTTCGCTCAGGCTCCTGGTGGGGCAAGGCATGGGCTTCTCCTATTCGACGGCCCTCGACGATGCCTCCCTGGAAGGGATGGTGGAAGGGGCACTGGTCGCGGCCCGGGTGCAGACCCCGGACGAGCATTTCACCTTTGCCGAAGCGGCCGCGTCCTATCCCGACACCCCCTGGCTGTACGATCCGGCTCTTCCTGCCGCCGACGAGTCCCTCAAGGTGGCGCGCGCACTGGAACTGGAGCGCCTGGTGCTCGCGGTCGATCCCCGGGTGAAACGGGTGCGCAAATGCAGCTACGGCGAGTGCGTCTACCACTCCCTGGTCCGCAACTCTCTGGGGCTGGAAGCGGCCTACAGCGGCACCTACAACACCTGCAGCGTATCGGCGGTGGCGGAGGCCGACGGCGACGCCCAGACCGGCTGGGACTACGCCTTCTCTCCCGCCTTCGCCGGTATCGATCTGGAGACGGTGGCGGCCGGCGCCGGACGCAAGGCGACCGGGCTTCTCGGTGCCCGCACGCTGGCGACCATGCGCTGCCCGGCGGTCCTCGACAACCGGGTCGCCGCCGACCTCGTCGACGTGCTCTCCGGCTCCTTCCTCGCTGAAAACGTGCACAAGGGGAAGTCGCTTCTTGCGGGCAGGGTAGGGGAGCGGCTTTTCTCGGATGTCGTCTCGATGCGCGACAACGGCCTGCTCCCCGGCGGCATGGGGAGCGCCCCCAGCGACGGCGAGGGGGTGCCGCAGCGGGACACTGCGCTGGTGACAAAAGGCGTGCTGCAGGGATACCTCTACGACAGCTACTGGGGCAGGCGCCTGGGGGCCCGCTCCACCGGCAACGCGGTGCGCGGCGGCATCAAGAGCCCGCCCAGGGCGGGGGCGCACAACCTTCATATCGAGCCGGGCACGGCCGATCTCGCTCAACTGCTGGCTGGGGTGCGCAAAGGGGTGCTCATCACCGAGGTGATGGGTATGCACACGGCAAACCCGATCTCGGGAGACTTCTCCGTTGGAGCTGCCGGTTTTTACGTGGAAGAGGGAGAGGTGAGGTACCCGGTCAAGGGGCTGGCCCTGGCGGGTAACCTGCTGGATATGTTCGGGAGGGTGGACCAGGTCGGCAGCGACCTGCGTTTCTTCGGCTCGGCCGGATCCCCCTCACTGAGGATCGCCGAACTCGACGTCAGCGGAACCTAG
- a CDS encoding ArsR/SmtB family transcription factor has translation MAFDKTKDYGKEAEMLKVLGHPIRLKIVAGLCTQECNVKHIWECLGLPQATVSQHLALLKNKGIIEGTRDGVEVRYAVVSPFVRRLIEILHAEP, from the coding sequence TTGGCATTCGACAAGACCAAAGATTACGGAAAAGAAGCGGAGATGCTGAAGGTGCTCGGGCACCCGATCCGCCTGAAGATAGTGGCAGGACTCTGCACCCAGGAATGCAACGTGAAGCACATCTGGGAGTGCCTTGGGCTCCCCCAGGCGACCGTGTCGCAGCACCTGGCGTTGTTGAAGAACAAGGGGATCATCGAAGGGACCCGCGACGGCGTGGAGGTACGCTACGCGGTGGTGAGCCCGTTCGTGCGCAGGCTGATCGAGATCCTGCACGCGGAGCCCTGA
- a CDS encoding ABC transporter ATP-binding protein has product MTPLLTAENLVKQYPVRGGMFAEKRILTAVAGIDLELYPGETLGLAGESGCGKSTVARLLTGLTPPTSGSIRYAGRELAQMSKTELAQYRKEVQMVFQDPFSSLNPRMRVAEILGEPLEIHRIGNAADRRDRVAELLKRVGLSPEHMMRFPHEFSGGQRQRIGIARALAVSPKLIIADEPVSALDLSIQAQIINLLQDVKKDLGLSFLFITHDLSVLRHLSDRVAIMYLGRIVETGSRDQVLNRPLHPYTEALLSAIPSIDPKKRTRHVIAKGELPSPVAPPSGCPFHPRCPYAQPVCSEKRPELLEKVPGQRTACHFSEEIFLKETK; this is encoded by the coding sequence ATGACGCCGCTTCTGACCGCTGAAAACCTGGTGAAGCAGTACCCCGTGCGCGGGGGGATGTTCGCGGAGAAGCGGATCCTAACCGCCGTGGCCGGCATCGATCTCGAGCTCTACCCGGGCGAGACACTGGGCCTTGCCGGCGAGTCCGGGTGCGGCAAATCCACCGTGGCGAGGCTTTTGACCGGCCTCACCCCACCCACCTCGGGAAGCATCCGCTACGCCGGACGCGAGCTGGCCCAGATGAGCAAGACGGAACTGGCCCAGTACCGCAAAGAGGTGCAGATGGTGTTCCAGGACCCGTTCTCCTCGCTGAACCCGCGCATGAGGGTCGCCGAGATCCTCGGCGAGCCCCTGGAGATCCACCGCATCGGCAACGCCGCGGACCGTCGGGACCGGGTGGCGGAACTGCTCAAGCGGGTGGGGCTTTCCCCCGAGCACATGATGCGCTTCCCGCACGAGTTCTCCGGCGGTCAGCGCCAGCGGATCGGCATCGCGCGCGCCCTGGCCGTCTCGCCCAAGCTCATCATCGCCGATGAACCGGTTTCCGCCCTGGACCTTTCCATCCAGGCCCAGATCATCAACCTGCTGCAGGACGTGAAAAAGGACCTGGGGCTCTCCTTTTTGTTCATCACCCACGACCTTTCCGTGCTCCGGCACCTAAGCGACCGGGTGGCGATCATGTATCTCGGCCGGATCGTGGAAACCGGCAGCCGGGACCAGGTGCTGAACCGCCCGCTGCACCCCTACACGGAGGCGCTTCTCTCGGCGATACCGAGCATCGATCCGAAGAAGAGGACCAGACACGTGATCGCCAAGGGTGAACTCCCCTCGCCGGTTGCACCTCCCAGCGGCTGCCCCTTCCACCCCCGCTGCCCCTATGCGCAGCCGGTGTGCAGCGAGAAACGCCCGGAACTGCTAGAAAAAGTACCGGGACAACGAACAGCCTGCCACTTCAGCGAGGAAATCTTCCTGAAGGAAACAAAGTAA
- a CDS encoding ABC transporter ATP-binding protein, which yields MPALLEITGLRTEFRLKSGVLKAVRGVDLSVEPGETLALVGESGCGKSITAASVLRLVPPPGHIVSGSIRFKGEDLLALSEERMREIRGNRIAMVFQDPMTSLNPVFTVGYQVAEGLRIHRGLSAQQAEREAIELLTQVGIPAAKDRVKDYPHQLSGGMRQRVMIAMALSCGPELVIADEPTTALDVTIQAQILELLDRLMAQNRMGLILITHNLGIVAERAHRTAIMYAGEIVESAPTAELFANPLHPYTKGLLASLPEFGKPGEKLATFAGGVPDLRGDLAGCPFKERCPIGDEGCTRETIAMRKVAPGHLVRCRKVS from the coding sequence GTGCCGGCACTTCTAGAAATCACAGGACTGCGCACCGAATTTCGCCTGAAAAGCGGCGTACTGAAAGCCGTGCGCGGCGTGGACCTGAGCGTCGAGCCGGGCGAGACGCTGGCCCTGGTGGGCGAGTCAGGCTGCGGCAAGAGCATCACCGCGGCGTCCGTGCTGAGGCTGGTCCCCCCGCCGGGGCACATCGTCTCCGGCTCCATACGCTTCAAGGGGGAGGACCTGCTGGCTCTCTCCGAGGAGCGGATGCGCGAGATCAGGGGGAACCGGATCGCCATGGTGTTCCAGGACCCGATGACCTCGCTGAACCCTGTCTTCACAGTTGGGTACCAGGTGGCCGAGGGGCTCAGGATCCACCGCGGCCTGTCCGCGCAGCAGGCGGAGCGCGAGGCGATCGAGCTTTTGACCCAGGTGGGCATCCCCGCCGCCAAAGACCGGGTCAAGGACTACCCGCACCAGCTCTCCGGCGGAATGCGCCAGCGCGTCATGATCGCCATGGCGCTCTCCTGCGGCCCGGAACTCGTCATCGCCGACGAGCCGACCACGGCGCTGGACGTGACCATACAGGCACAGATACTAGAGCTTTTGGACCGGCTCATGGCGCAAAACCGCATGGGGCTGATCCTCATCACCCACAACCTCGGGATCGTCGCCGAGCGCGCCCACCGCACCGCCATCATGTACGCCGGCGAGATCGTCGAGAGCGCTCCCACCGCGGAGCTCTTCGCCAACCCGCTGCACCCCTACACCAAGGGACTGCTCGCCTCGCTGCCGGAGTTCGGAAAGCCGGGCGAAAAGCTCGCCACCTTCGCAGGGGGCGTGCCCGACCTGCGCGGCGACCTGGCCGGCTGCCCATTCAAGGAACGCTGCCCCATCGGTGACGAGGGCTGCACCAGAGAAACCATCGCAATGAGGAAGGTGGCGCCGGGACACCTGGTGCGCTGCCGGAAGGTATCATGA